The genomic region CTTCTTTTTGTCGATAGATCAATTTTCCCAATGTCGGAATTGGAATTCAGGCAACGCCTTGATATTTTCAAAGCTGTTATGACTGGGGGCCGCTCCCTGACAGCACAAGAGGTTTTTCTGGTCAATCAGGCAGCCAAGAATGACAGAATTCAGCACAGCCAATCCTGGCTTTCTGCTCGCGCGAAGAACCTGTTACAATTTTCGCAGCAATACAACGGTAGAAACAGGCGGGAATATTGGGGTTGGAAAGCCCCAAACACCCATATGTTTTTGGACCGCCTGCATAATGAAATGCCGGAGTTGAGATATATTCATGTGGTCCGCAACGGACTCGACATGGCACTTAGCAAAAATCAAAACCAACTACGCATTTGGGGAGACCTTGTACTCCAAGACGCATCAGAAATTTCACCAAGGAACTCTCTGCGTTATTGGCGGTGGGCGCATGAGCGGGTAATTGAAATCGGTCGCACCATGGGTGCAAAATTTTTGCTGATCCGCTTCGAGGACTTGTGCGATTTTCCAGAAGAAAGCATCGAAACCGTCCAGAATTTTCTCAAGTTAAAATTGGATAAGGATAGGTTTAAGTTATTGAAGGAATCAATAAGAAAACCAAATTCAATAGGAAGATATAATGGAATTGATTTAGACGGTTTTGAATTGGACGACGTCAAATATGTTAAGTCTCTTGGTTACGAAATAAATATATGATGAACTTTAATAATCTCTTGGTCAAAATTTCATTCGCCGCTTCTTTTGCAGCCTTTTGCGCACTCTATGGCAATACTGTTGTGGCTGAAAACGAAGCTGGTGTGGGTGCGCGTTCCAATCACCCAAATCTCATTGTCGTCATGGCGGATGATCTTGGTTATGGAGACTTGCAGCCCTATGGACAGACACGTTTTGCGACGCCCGTTTTGCAGCAAATGGCAGATGAAGGTGTGTTGCTGACCGATTTTTATTCCGGGTCGACTGTTTGCCATCCCGCGCGGGAGGCTCTGCTTCGAGGAAGGCACGCCGGCAGAATATCTCGTCAAGGTAATTCGCAGAAGCCACTAAAAGAAAGCGATGTAACAATCGCTGAAGTGCTAAGGGACAGCGGATACAAAACGGCGATGATAGGGAAGTGGGCTTTGGGAAATGCGGGTTCTGGAGGCGAACCAAATTATCACGGCTTCCAACATTGGTTTGGGCTCCTTTCTCCTGGTGGCATCAGGCGGTATTTCCCCTCAAATCTGGAACGAAATGGCGTAACGGTCTCTTTTCCCGATAATTTTGGTGATCGCGGTGCGTCTTACACCAATCATCAATTGAGAAATGAAGCGATAGAATTCATCGGCAAAAATAGAGGGACTCCTTTCTTCATTTACCTTCCGCTGTTCTTGCCCCATGCGGATATCACCGCGCCTGCCGACACCATCGAAGAATTCTCCGGCCGGTTTCCCGAAACGCCCTATCCGGGCGGGCATTATGTAGCCCAACCCCAGCCGAATGCTGCTTTCGCGGCGATGGTGACGGAAATAGACCGTACGATGGAAGCACTGTTTGGAGCACTCGCCAAGGCAGGAATCGACAACAATACGCTGGTGATCTTCACGTCGGACAACGGCCCGGTTGCGGTGGGCGGCCGCGATCCGGAATTCTTCAACTCAGCTGGCGGGTTGCGCGGCGCAAAGCGTGATCTTTATGAAGGCGGGATCAGGGTTCCCTTCATTGCCCGCTGGCCAGGACATATTCCTGCAGGCCGAACCTCGGCACTACCGGCATCATTTGAGGACATATTTCCCACAATCCTGGATCTTGCAGGACTGCCGGAAAGCAACTCAACAACCGGCCGGTCGATTTGGCCGGCTCTGTCGGGCAGAAAGGAAACGCTTCCCGAGCGGCGCCTTTATTGGGCTTGGGCCGGGCGCAAGCTGTCGGGAGACCCGGGCAAGGCCGGGAATTGGGGCAAACAGGTCTTTGTTGAAGCCGTGCGGTTCGGTCGCTGGAAAGCCCATCGTTTTGACCGGTCTCCTGATGTAGAACTTTATGACCTTCAAGCCGACCGATCAGAGAAGAACAATCTGGCTGTTCAATACCCTGACATCGTCGAGAAAATGATCGGAATCATGGAGGCTGAATTCCGGCCGGACTGATGAGGCATCAGGGAGAAATTCTGTCCAGTGCGTCAGGAAACCACGGCGCGATCTGTTGTTCTGCGCCAGTTTGCCCCGTCGGAAAATGCCAGCACCGCCCCGCCAGTTTCATCGGAAACATATATGATTGCGCCGGCTCCACAGGTGGACGGGTTCGGTACCGTACTGACCGTGTATGCGCCCACGCGGGCCGGGCCCGCCACATCCAGCCGGCATGTGGGCGCCGAAGTGCCAATTCCGATGTTTCCAGTCGAGGTGATACGCAGGCGTTCTGTCTTTGCGCTGACAGTCGATCCGGCAGGTGTCGTCAAAAACCGGATAAACCCGCCGTGACTGCTTGTGGACCAATCACCGTCCGCTCTCATTTCGATTGAACAGGCCAAGGGTACTACGAATTGTGTTCCGTCATAGCCCGATCCGAGAACCTGGAAGAACTTGTCATTATCCAGGGTGGCGGAAGGTGAGTCGATGGTGCCGCGTGCACCATAACCTTGGAACGCCGCATTGGGCGCTCCAATGCCGGTGGCCACAATGGATTTGAACTCTGCCCGTTCACTTCCTTTTTCACCGACAATCTGCAAGCCTGCCTGTCCCGCACCAAGTTCCGGAAAACCGCGCATGTCTATTGAAACCGGGCGATAGGGATTGTTGGTGCCAACGCCCAAATACCCGGTGCTGCCATCTGCCACCAACGCCTCCTTCCAGTTTGTTCCATCGGCCGAGACCTTTACATGCCAGTCGTCATCTCCGGTCAGGCCAAACTCCGCCCGCCCGGAAAAGCCGGTCTGAAACAGGGTGCTTGCCGTATCGGCGGCAGTAGCCTTGTTGAGCACTTGCCGCACATCGCCGCTGCCGGGTGTTGCATCATCGTGGGAAAACAGAATTGCATCGGACTTGACGGCCAACAGGTTGTTTGCGTCTGGCGCGGTGTTGATGCCTATGCCCGTCAAACCATCCAGGCTTGAAGGCATGGAAAAGGCGGGCCGCCAGCCTGATCCGTCCCAGACCAGGGTTTCTTCCTCTTCTTCATCCCACAAAATCCAGCCGGTTTGCGGCACAAAGAATGCCCAGGCCCCGTCCTGGAACGCTGCGATCTTGCCGCCTTGACCCTCCCACACACCAGTGGGACTGCCCGAAAGCGCATATCTGTCTCCTTCAGCGGGGCTGGCTGGCGGGCCGCTATCATCGCGCCGTTTTACTGATAGTTGGACCAGCGCATCGAGCATGCGAAGGGCTTCATTGTGGGTGACGTGTTTTTGAGCTTGTTGCGGCAGAAGGTAAGGCAGGGCGAGTTTGGAAGATATTTCCATCGAGCAGGTTCCAGCTGAAAGATAGGAAAATATTCCATTACTTGAAGATGCGCGGGCATAAGTGGCTCAACGAATGCCAGGCTGCCATTGCAGCACCATCAGCCTGTTGTAGGAAAAGAGCACACCGATGCGCTGCCAGCACATCTGGTGACAAATATCTTTTGCCTTTGTATTTATCCCCGCATTTGGCGTTCGACACAGGCTTGGATGGCTCGTCATCGGCCGGAAATCGTGATAGGTGATCGCTCAGCGATTCAATCGACGGTGGTGCGATGTGGGGGCAGAAAAACACCAGCTCGCAGTAGTATTGATCAACTGGTTTCATGCCAGACGCACGCTTTCCTGCATTCATCAGATACGGAAATGGCGCATCGTGCGCCCTTTGCTGATTGTCGTCTGCAACGGCGACACTGGTGAGGGGCGGGCGGACCTGCGCAAAGCCTGCAGCAAGCGTATCGAACTGATCGAGATGGCTCGAAACACGGGATTTGGCGGCGCCAACAATGCGGGCATCGAAAGAGCCCTGGCGCTCGGTGCGGACAGGATCTTGTTGCTCAATTGCGATGCTGAGATTGGGGAACCGGATGTTGAACGGCTGCTTGGAGCGTTCGGAAAAACGGAACGTCTTGCTGCCGTCGGGCCACTCGTCGTTGAGCGGCGGGGCAAGCAGAAAGTAGAGTTTGCGGGCGGCCGGGACATCAGCCAGGGGCGGCAGACACGCATCCGGCATGAAGGCAGGAATGCCTGTATTTCCAGCGGACGTTACGTCTATCCGGAATATGTCATGGGCACTGCCCTGATATGCGATCGAACGGCCTGGGAGAAGATCGGTCAGTTCGACGAACGGTATTTCTTTTCCGGGGAAGTCGCGGACTGGTGCAGGCGTGCACAGGCGGCAGGCTTCCTGGTTGCCGTCGACACAACCGTCCGCGCCATTCATCACGCTGATATGGCGGAGCGTGCAACGCGGGAAGGGGACTATCTCTACTATTCCCTGAGAAACCGGTTTTTGTTCATCACCAAACACCGCGGCGGCCAAAAGCTGCCGCTTTTCCTGAGATGGAGCTTCATCGCAGCACTGGAAGCCGGAAAGTCCCTTGTTCGCGGAAAATGGGCCCGGGCAGGTGCATGCCTGGCCGCGGTGCGCGATGGCTGGTCGGGGCGTTTCGGGCCACGGCACAGGCAGCCCGTGAAGCGACTCTCATGAAAAGCCCGTCTCCTGCCGGTGGCCAGTCAAGCCGCGTATCGGTGATCATCCCGAATCTTGACGGAGAAGCGTGGCTGGAAGCCTGCCTGGCATCGCTTTCGGCGCAAACCCGCAAACCGCTCGAAGTCATTCTGGTCGACAACGCTTCAACTGACCGCTCACTTGCGATTGTTCAAGACAAGGCTCCCGAGGCAATCATCATCAGGCTGGATCGCAATACCGGCTTTGCCCATGCTGTTAACCGTGGCGCAGCCATTGCGAAGGGCGATTTTCTGCTGTTTCTCAATACCGACACCGTTGTGGCGCCTGCCTGCATCAAGATACTGGAAAACACGCTTGCAGGTGCACCCGATGACATTGCTTCCGTCATGCCGCTGATGACGATGTTGCAGAAGCCAGACCTCGTTGATGATGCCGGGGATGTTCTGTCCTGGTATGGCTATGCCCAAAAGCATGGCCATGGAGAGCCTGCAGCACACTACCATGAACAGGCCGAGATATTTTCGCCCTGTGGCGGAGCAGTGCTCTATCGCGCCGGTGTTTTCTCCCGGCTGGAAGGATTTGATGAGGGCTTCTTCGCCTATCTGGAAGATGTTGATCTCGGGCTGCGTTGCCGGCTGGCCGGATACCGGCACTGGTTGCAACCCGCTGCCAGGGTGCAGCACAAAGGCCATGGATCGGCCATGCCGAAGACGCGTTACCTTGCCCTGACGACCCGCAACCGAATGGCGTTGTTGATCAAGAACCTTCCTGCAAGACTGCTGTACCGCCATCTTGGAGAGCTTTTGTACGGACAGGTTCATTTCGCATTTTCCCACGGCAATCTGAAGGCTTTGATGAGTGGCATGGCTCTGCTTGCCCGGGATTTGCCATCCCTTTTGCGCAAGAGACGGTCGGTGCGGACAACAACCGTTCTGGAAGGAAGCGACATCGAAGGACTGCTTTCAAGAGAGCATCCGAAACCTTCGATCCGAGAATTGATCTCACGTCGCCTCAGGCAGTTCAGTTGGAAGTCTGACCCCATTTAGGCCTGGCCGCGTTCTGCTGCTGCACGGTAGATGGCGCGATAGGACTGAATCATGACTTCAGGTGAAAAATCCTTCCACCGAAATGCCTTTGTTGCAGTAAAGTAGGGTTCGGGATCATCCGCGATCGCCTCTGCAGCTTGCGCGATTGCCCCGGCATTGACGGTTTCCAGAACAATCCCGCAGCCGCTTTTTTCAACAAAATCTGAAATCGGCAATTGTCCGCTTACGATGACAGGCCGCCCGGCCGCCAGCGCCTCCAGCAAGGAATGAGGCCAGGCTTTCACCACGTCCGGTGTTGTTGCGGCCAGAACGGCACAATCAAGGTTTGTCATCAAGGCAGCGATGTCCTGCCCCCCGTCAAGCACGGTGACGCGATCGGCAATGGCCAGGGTGCCGATTTTTTGTTCAACCATTTCCCGAAAACTGCCGCGCATCACCAGCGTCAGCGCAAGCCGGCTGGAGGCTGCAATGCCAGCCAGCAGTGCATCGATGCCCTTGGTCTCAAACTGCGAAAGTGTCCATGGTGCTGAGGCGGATAAAAGCTTGATCTGTCCGCCGTCCGGACGTTCCTGCTGTTTTCTCAACTTTGCAAATTTCGAAAGATCGTGACCCGGATTCACCCTGCAGACGTTCGTCAGGCCAAGCTGTTTCAGTTTTCCTTCATCCCGTGTGTTGGAAACCACCACGGCAGCAAGGCGATCGAGAAAACCGGTTTTTTGAAGTGGAACGGCCGGTCCAAGTGAGGCTGAGACGGTATAGACAATGGGTTTTTTGATCATCCGCAGAAACGGAAAGGCGTAGAGCGTTGGGTTAATCACGTGCACCACATCGCTTTTTGCTGCCTGGCTCAGGATTTGAGGGAGGCGTGTAAGCCCCATGGCCGCCATGGGAAAGCGCCATGCCGGGTTTTCAAACGGATGCAGGTGAACAATCTCCCCGCTGACGGTATCTGCGAGCACCGTCATTTCCTGATGGACGGCGTCGGTGCCGGGAATTTTCGGCGGTGGAGCGCTGGAAAGAAAGAGAACTTTCATACTGGTCCTGGGTCCGGCCTTTGTTTCCTGTCCGTGAGGTGGTGACCTGATGTTGGTGACTGGCTGGCAGGTTCCGGCTACTTTCTGAAAAGATAGATCAGCACCCCGCTTGCAACACAGCCGGCAAACAGGAGCACGAGCTGGAGATTTGCGCTGGCGCTCAAGCTGGCCCATGCGAGGATCAAAAGCAGGGTGTTGAGCGCGGCAATGCTGGCGATAACCGGCAGTTCGCGTCCGAATTTGCGATAGGCAGCCTGATAGGCGTGCTGGGTATGTGCCTTGAAGATGTTCCGCCCTGACAGCAGGCGCATCAGGAGCGTCGTGGCGGTATCGGCTGCATAGTAGAGAAACGGCAGCACCGCAGCCACGACAGAAAAACTGGTTGCCATGGCGATAATGGCAAGCGCGCTTGCGGCGCCCAGAAAATAGCTTCCGGCATCACCGAGAATGGCGGTCGATGGCGGGCGGTTGAAAACTGCAAAACCGGCCAGGCATGCGGTTGCAAGTATCGCAATGATGGCGCTGTGGGGCACCGCATCCGAACAGACTGCCAGCACAAAACCCGAAAATGCGAGTGGAATTCCAAGGCCGGCAACGGTCACAAGGTCAAGGCCGTCCATGAAGTTCACGGCATTGATCCAATAGGCAATGCCTACGACCAGTATCGCCGCAAGCATCCAGCTTTCCATGGCAGACAACGCAACTGTGTTGGCCATCACCATCGGAAGAAATAGAAAGGCTGCAAAAAACTGTACAGCCAGGCGGCTTGCTACTGACAGTCCGTAAAGATCGTCCAGAAATCCGACGATAAAGAGCAACACCATGGATGTGATTGCCGCAAGCGGGCTTGCGTAGATTTCACCAGCAATTGCGATCACCCCTAAATAGCTCAACAGGCATGCCGGCATGATGGCCAGGCCGCCGATCTGGCGGGGCTTGCTTGTGTGGACCGGATTGCCATGCCGGTGTGCAATCAGAAAATCAGCCGGCGCTATACGGGTTATGACCGCAAGTACAATTGCGGTCAGAAGGCAAGCAAACAACGCCCAAGCGATCAATGCCATTGCAAATAGGTGTCCGTGCATCGCCCCACACCGAATACAGTTGCCCTGCCAACAAACCTGC from Salaquimonas pukyongi harbors:
- a CDS encoding glycosyltransferase family 2 protein, whose protein sequence is MKSPSPAGGQSSRVSVIIPNLDGEAWLEACLASLSAQTRKPLEVILVDNASTDRSLAIVQDKAPEAIIIRLDRNTGFAHAVNRGAAIAKGDFLLFLNTDTVVAPACIKILENTLAGAPDDIASVMPLMTMLQKPDLVDDAGDVLSWYGYAQKHGHGEPAAHYHEQAEIFSPCGGAVLYRAGVFSRLEGFDEGFFAYLEDVDLGLRCRLAGYRHWLQPAARVQHKGHGSAMPKTRYLALTTRNRMALLIKNLPARLLYRHLGELLYGQVHFAFSHGNLKALMSGMALLARDLPSLLRKRRSVRTTTVLEGSDIEGLLSREHPKPSIRELISRRLRQFSWKSDPI
- a CDS encoding sulfatase-like hydrolase/transferase, which translates into the protein MMNFNNLLVKISFAASFAAFCALYGNTVVAENEAGVGARSNHPNLIVVMADDLGYGDLQPYGQTRFATPVLQQMADEGVLLTDFYSGSTVCHPAREALLRGRHAGRISRQGNSQKPLKESDVTIAEVLRDSGYKTAMIGKWALGNAGSGGEPNYHGFQHWFGLLSPGGIRRYFPSNLERNGVTVSFPDNFGDRGASYTNHQLRNEAIEFIGKNRGTPFFIYLPLFLPHADITAPADTIEEFSGRFPETPYPGGHYVAQPQPNAAFAAMVTEIDRTMEALFGALAKAGIDNNTLVIFTSDNGPVAVGGRDPEFFNSAGGLRGAKRDLYEGGIRVPFIARWPGHIPAGRTSALPASFEDIFPTILDLAGLPESNSTTGRSIWPALSGRKETLPERRLYWAWAGRKLSGDPGKAGNWGKQVFVEAVRFGRWKAHRFDRSPDVELYDLQADRSEKNNLAVQYPDIVEKMIGIMEAEFRPD
- a CDS encoding DUF2793 domain-containing protein — translated: MEISSKLALPYLLPQQAQKHVTHNEALRMLDALVQLSVKRRDDSGPPASPAEGDRYALSGSPTGVWEGQGGKIAAFQDGAWAFFVPQTGWILWDEEEEETLVWDGSGWRPAFSMPSSLDGLTGIGINTAPDANNLLAVKSDAILFSHDDATPGSGDVRQVLNKATAADTASTLFQTGFSGRAEFGLTGDDDWHVKVSADGTNWKEALVADGSTGYLGVGTNNPYRPVSIDMRGFPELGAGQAGLQIVGEKGSERAEFKSIVATGIGAPNAAFQGYGARGTIDSPSATLDNDKFFQVLGSGYDGTQFVVPLACSIEMRADGDWSTSSHGGFIRFLTTPAGSTVSAKTERLRITSTGNIGIGTSAPTCRLDVAGPARVGAYTVSTVPNPSTCGAGAIIYVSDETGGAVLAFSDGANWRRTTDRAVVS
- a CDS encoding glycosyltransferase; this encodes MGAEKHQLAVVLINWFHARRTLSCIHQIRKWRIVRPLLIVVCNGDTGEGRADLRKACSKRIELIEMARNTGFGGANNAGIERALALGADRILLLNCDAEIGEPDVERLLGAFGKTERLAAVGPLVVERRGKQKVEFAGGRDISQGRQTRIRHEGRNACISSGRYVYPEYVMGTALICDRTAWEKIGQFDERYFFSGEVADWCRRAQAAGFLVAVDTTVRAIHHADMAERATREGDYLYYSLRNRFLFITKHRGGQKLPLFLRWSFIAALEAGKSLVRGKWARAGACLAAVRDGWSGRFGPRHRQPVKRLS
- a CDS encoding glycosyltransferase — encoded protein: MKVLFLSSAPPPKIPGTDAVHQEMTVLADTVSGEIVHLHPFENPAWRFPMAAMGLTRLPQILSQAAKSDVVHVINPTLYAFPFLRMIKKPIVYTVSASLGPAVPLQKTGFLDRLAAVVVSNTRDEGKLKQLGLTNVCRVNPGHDLSKFAKLRKQQERPDGGQIKLLSASAPWTLSQFETKGIDALLAGIAASSRLALTLVMRGSFREMVEQKIGTLAIADRVTVLDGGQDIAALMTNLDCAVLAATTPDVVKAWPHSLLEALAAGRPVIVSGQLPISDFVEKSGCGIVLETVNAGAIAQAAEAIADDPEPYFTATKAFRWKDFSPEVMIQSYRAIYRAAAERGQA
- a CDS encoding sulfotransferase; protein product: MKKQIVAIGGVGGSGTRVVANIAKEAGVSIGHDLNEALDNLWFALLFVDRSIFPMSELEFRQRLDIFKAVMTGGRSLTAQEVFLVNQAAKNDRIQHSQSWLSARAKNLLQFSQQYNGRNRREYWGWKAPNTHMFLDRLHNEMPELRYIHVVRNGLDMALSKNQNQLRIWGDLVLQDASEISPRNSLRYWRWAHERVIEIGRTMGAKFLLIRFEDLCDFPEESIETVQNFLKLKLDKDRFKLLKESIRKPNSIGRYNGIDLDGFELDDVKYVKSLGYEINI